The Aspergillus luchuensis IFO 4308 DNA, chromosome 7, nearly complete sequence genome has a segment encoding these proteins:
- a CDS encoding putative cyclin-like protein (Clg1) (COG:S;~EggNog:ENOG410PPQ6;~InterPro:IPR013922,IPR036915;~PFAM:PF08613,PF00134;~TransMembrane:1 (o196-219i);~go_function: GO:0019901 - protein kinase binding [Evidence IEA];~go_process: GO:0000079 - regulation of cyclin-dependent protein serine/threonine kinase activity [Evidence IEA]), whose translation MPSFFAPGLQGLPPTPPHILSGGRMEHDQPFYLLGPSAAFPPRYPQNGCDFIEQYSQSTCYSKPMNSQSALGVRNGRDMVAAHSALNQPMFGPLGTANVLPPIRNNVQLPPMESAIPPQYRRQEMMVQPEPQRKEEKATGGVAAHLDYEMDQMSDFVAEMAQGMYALYITKINLADIDLARSVYPGSSVPPQFRKYVYQILSSTRLPSSTILLGLYYLASRMRMLSSTKVFHTGSGQVYRMLTVALLLGSKFLDDNTFQNKSWAEVSNIPVSELNSMELDWLFAFEWKIHDRIYDQQDGFASWLSHWETWRTKTVARAQESRHALAPIDTNVSRSHRVSKPLLSPEGPIPPQYQRSTSYETSWLNPAASEYSPPSAPHTGPNTPDYYAAGPWYTQPPPPYSRTWVPPPQQYIPPAPRSQPPSYHHTPAYALPFAQSVWTGHGSSCGCLYCAKHMEHYMCANPFGSMQPIVAG comes from the coding sequence atgCCGTCTTTCTTCGCTCCCGGCCTCCAGGGCCTTcctcctactcctccccATATCTTGAGCGGTGGCAGGATGGAACACGATCAACCCTTCTACCTCCTCGGTCCCTCGGCCGCATTCCCGCCTCGCTACCCCCAGAACGGCTGTGATTTCATTGAGCAGTACTCCCAGTCGACCTGCTACTCCAAGCCCATGAACTCGCAGTCCGCTCTGGGCGTCCGCAATGGCCGGGATATGGTCGCCGCTCACTCCGCGCTCAACCAGCCCATGTTCGGTCCTCTGGGTACCGCCAACGTCTTGCCTCCCATCCGCAACAACGTTCAGTTGCCCCCGATGGAGAGTGCCATCCCGCCCCAATACCGACGCCAAGAGATGATGGTGCAGCCCGAACCCCAGCgcaaggaggaaaaggccaCTGGAGGTGTCGCCGCCCACTTGGATTATGAGATGGACCAGATGTCCGACTTTGTGGCTGAGATGGCCCAGGGAATGTATGCTTTGTACATCACCAAGATCAACCTAGCAGATATTGACTTAGCGCGAAGCGTCTACCCAGGATCGTCGGTCCCCCCTCAGTTCCGGAAATACGTCTACCAGATTTTGTCATCCACTCGTCTCCCGAGCTCCACCATCCTTCTGGGACTCTACTACCTAGCCAGCAGGATGCGCATGCTTTCTTCCACCAAGGTGTTCCACACCGGCAGTGGCCAGGTCTACCGCATGCTCACCGTGGCCCTCCTTCTGGGAAGCAAGTTCTTGGACGACAACACCTTCCAGAATAAGTCCTGGGCCGAAGTTAGCAACATCCCTGTGAGCGAGCTGAACTCGATGGAGCTCGACTGGCTGTTTGCCTTCGAGTGGAAGATACACGACCGGATCTACGATCAACAGGATGGCTTTGCGTCATGGTTGTCTCACTGGGAAACCTGGCGTACCAAGACCGTTGCTCGGGCGCAAGAGTCCCGCCATGCTTTGGCTCCCATCGACACGAATGTCTCCCGCAGCCACCGCGTGTCGAAGCCTTTGCTCTCGCCCGAAGGGCCGATCCCACCCCAGTACCAGCGCAGTACTAGCTATGAAACCTCGTGGCTGAACCCTGCCGCGTCGGAGTATTCGCCGCCCTCTGCACCTCACACGGGACCGAACACTCCGGACTACTACGCAGCTGGGCCGTGGTACACGCAGCCTCCCCCGCCATACTCGCGTACCTGGGTTCCTCCGCCCCAGCAGTACATTCCACCGGCCCCTCGCTCCCAGCCTCCGTCctaccaccacacccccgCATATGCGTTACCTTTCGCGCAGAGCGTGTGGACGGGCCACGGGTCATCCTGTGGTTGCCTGTATTGTGCCAAGCATATGGAGCACTACATGTGTGCGAACCCGTTTGGCTCGATGCAACCGATCGTGGCTGGTTAG
- a CDS encoding acid phosphatase DET1 (COG:G;~EggNog:ENOG410PH33;~InterPro:IPR013078,IPR029033;~PFAM:PF00300) codes for MGKPRMIILIRHAQSEGNKNREIHQTIPDHRVKLTPEGHRQAQEAGSRLRTLLRPDDTIHFFTSPYRRTRETTEGILQSLSSDSPAPSPFPRHTIKVYEEPRLREQDFGNFQPCSAEMERMWLERADYGHFFYRIPNGESAADAYDRVSGFNESLWRLFGEDDFASVCVLVTHGLMTRVFLMKWYHWSVEYFEDLRNINHCEFVILKLNPDNGKYVLQNQLRTWSDLRKEKEEERQRERAAKGLDPVQPAPPETSVPIRRKWGGCPDGCNHGVRRRSSLRTPRAHNADHPKHQHDPQSKETTTHSATHNHRSHGNQNGHPRPVPAGTGTATPVDQQMLRAPEPALGDRSIDARPLERTLPSPAPQYEFEGVQLETTSTSQATFPTPVASTTTISHLSQPTSNPSPIPRRPGLAHLHRDSEDHLLHPPNCNYAYIHLVGRDGGGSMSGANSLAPSEDEREEKLRPSMHAYTHNHKQTHSRPKPTPSAHQVRPSQDLDNDGDDESSSKQAARPRRTRSHSHHVRNPPGLARQTLSKQVANALNQDRAGQDRLDDEPLPTDPPTSKAENQQVDDHNREDSHYDDHDHEHYHHHGDDEEDDYNDEDASFEAERKHDQSIRGSVY; via the exons ATGGGCAAGCCGCGG ATGATCATCTTGATCCGCCATGCCCAATCGGAAGGAAACAAGAACCGAGAAATCCATCAGACTATCCCCGACCACCGAGTGAAACTCACCCCCGAAGGGCACCGTCAGGCGCAGGAAGCTGGCTCCCGTCTGCGTACCCTTCTACGACCGGATGATACCATTCatttcttcacctccccatACCGTCGCACCCGAGAGACAACGGAGGGTATCCTGCAGTCCCTGTCCTCAGATTCTCCAGCCCCGTCCCCTTTCCCAAGACATACCATCAAGGTCTACGAGGAACCCCGGCTGCGGGAGCAGGACTTCGGGAACTTCCAACCATGTTCAGCCGAAATGGAGCGTATGTGGCTCGAAAGGGCAGACTATGGTCACTTCTTCTACCGAATCCCCAACGGTGAATCTGCTGCCGACGCCTACGACCGCGTCAGTGGGTTCAACGAGTCGCTGTGGCGTCTGTTCGGAGAGGACGACTTCGCCAGTGTCTGCGTGCTCGTCACGCACGGATTGATGACGCGGGTTTTCCTCATGAAATGGTACCATTGGAGTGTGGAATACTTCGAAGATCTCCGCAACATCAATCACTGCGAATTCGTCATTCTGAAACTCAACCCAGACAACGGGAAATACGTCCTCCAAAATCAGCTACGTACCTGGTCCGACCTgcggaaggagaaagaggaagagcggCAGCGTGAGCGGGCAGCCAAAGGACTGGATCCAGTGcagccagcaccaccagAGACGTCAGTCCCTATCCGTCGCAAATGGGGTGGTTGTCCTGATGGATGCAATCACGGCGTCCGAAGACGAAGCTCTTTACGTACGCCCCGTGCACACAACGCAGACCATCCAAAGCATCAACATGACCCTCAGTCGAAGGAGACAACAACACACAGCGCTACTCACAACCACAGATCTCACGGGAACCAAAACGGCCACCCAAGACCAGTCCCGGCTGGAACGGGGACAGCCACTCCGGTTGACCAGCAGATGCTCAGAGCCCCGGAGCCAGCTTTGGGAGATCGTTCTATCGATGCAAGGCCTCTTGAAAGGACCTTGCCTTCCCCAGCTCCGCAATACGAGTTCGAAGGTGTACAGCTTGAAACCACGTCCACCTCTCAAGCAACTTTCCCGACACCCGTTGCATCCACCACAACTATCAGTCACCTGAGCCAACCAACCTCAAATCCCAGCCCGATACCCCGCCGCCCCGGCCTCGCCCATCTCCACCGTGACAGCGAagaccacctcctccatcccccgAACTGCAATTACGCTTACATCCACCTCGTTGGCCGCGACGGCGGCGGTTCCATGAGCGGCGCAAACAGCCTCGCCCCGTCGGAGGATGAACGCGAAGAGAAGCTTCGCCCCAGCATGCACGCTTATACCCATAACCACAAACAGACTCACTCCCGCCCTAAACCGACCCCCTCTGCCCATCAAGTTAGACCATCTCAAGACCTAGATAACGACGGCGACGACGAAAGCAGTTCCAAGCAGGCTGCGCGACCCCGACGTACCCGATCCCACAGCCACCATGTCCGAAACCCTCCGGGCCTAGCACGCCAAACCCTGAGCAAGCAAGTCGCCAACGCCCTCAACCAGGATCGAGCAGGCCAAGACAGATTAGATGATGAACCTCTCCCCACCGATCCTCCAACTTCGAAAGCCGAGAACCAGCAAGTGGACGACCACAATCGTGAAGACAGTCATTACGATGATCACGATCATGAACACTATCACCATCAcggcgacgacgaagaggacgaTTACAACGATGAAGACGCCTCTTTCGAAGCTGAAAGAAAACACGACCAGAGCATAAGGGGGAGTGTATACTAG
- a CDS encoding Dor1-like family protein (COG:U;~EggNog:ENOG410PH2M;~InterPro:IPR007255;~PFAM:PF04124;~go_component: GO:0017119 - Golgi transport complex [Evidence IEA]) has product MADYLYDLLAPHLASTKAATALSDPDRDTTTAQYLNRLPTLSLQALQSTEPQSLTQSSHSTLLSLQALSNRSHKTFVTSADGLSNLRASIPQLARNAQQLRDAVPKLDEEAVRFSSKYSRAAENVAMEQRKKVMQLARNVDRLSDILELPTLLATAVSSAAANSATTGSSVSTTYSTALDLYAHIKRLQTLYPDSPLIKDVVSQAEDAMKDMTSNLIAGLRAQNLRLAAAMRTVGWLRRVAPELDNLHHEGSPAAAEGALGAIFLICRLANLITMLEALDPLRELADQETQRRAPNTDKKNGATGTWSEGHQTEKYLKRYIEIFREQSFAIVSLYKNIFTPDQSESELAVTGLRGIDARIKAAASRPSHPEDPLQCLPPALATFPMHLIQLLTDTLRTYLPNVRDKSSRESLLTQVLYCAASLGRLGGDFGMILTELSEAADEEQEDDDADDDDLAYEWEEVTRKHRALAGRLEQLTGGATPGSSAKGHSSRQALPTQGDI; this is encoded by the coding sequence ATGGCCGATTATCTATATGATCTTCTAGCCCCTCATCTGGCCTCGACGAAGGCTGCCACCGCCCTCTCCGATCCGGATCGCGATACAACCACCGCACAATACCTGAATCGTCTCCCTACGCTCTCCCTCCAAGCATTACAATCCACGGAACCTCAATCCCTAACTCAGTCCTCTCATTCTACCCTTCTGTCGCTGCAAGCTCTGTCAAATCGCTCCCACAAGACCTTTGTCACCTCCGCAGATGGCCTGTCCAATCTCCGCGCGTCCATCCCCCAGTTGGCCCGGAACGCACAGCAACTGCGAGATGCGGTCCCGAAACTCGATGAAGAGGCAGTCCGATTCTCGTCCAAATACAGCCGAGCAGCGGAGAATGTCGCTATGGAGCAACGGAAGAAGGTGATGCAGCTGGCGCGGAATGTCGACCGGTTGTCCGATATCCTCGAGCTCCCCACGCTGCTCGCAACAGCTGTCTCTTCCGCGGCCGCTAATTCGGCAACGACAGGCAGCTCGGTCTCCACGACGTATTCTACGGCATTGGATCTGTACGCGCATATCAAGCGGTTACAGACACTCTATCCCGATTCCCCGCTCATCAAAGATGTAGTCTCCCAGGCTGAGGATGCTATGAAGGACATGACGTCGAATCTGATTGCAGGTCTTCGGGCACAGAACTTGCGACTAGCAGCTGCTATGAGGACGGTGGGTTGGCTGCGTAGGGTGGCACCAGAACTGGATAACCTCCACCACGAAGGATCACCGGCTGCGGCGGAGGGCGCATTGGGGGCTATTTTCCTGATCTGCAGGCTGGCGAATTTGATCACGATGCTAGAAGCTCTGGATCCTCTACGGGAGCTGGCCGATCAGGAGACACAGCGCAGGGCTCCAAACACAGACAAGAAGAATGGGGCGACGGGGACCTGGTCCGAAGGACACCAGACGGAGAAGTATCTGAAACGGTATATCGAGATCTTTCGCGAGCAGAGCTTTGCAATCGTCTCTCTCTACAAAAACATCTTCACTCCAGATCAATCGGAGTCAGAGCTCGCCGTGACCGGCTTACGGGGCATCGATGCGCGGATCAAAGCTGCGGCATCGCGACCCTCTCACCCAGAGGATCCACTCCAGTGTCTTCCACCGGCACTTGCTACCTTCCCAATGCACCTAATACAACTGTTGACGGACACCTTGCGCACCTATCTCCCCAATGTCCGGGATAAAAGCTCCCGAGAGAGTCTCCTGACCCAGGTCTTGTACTGTGCTGCCAGCTTGGGTCGACTAGGGGGTGATTTTGGCATGATTCTGACCGAGCTCAGCGAGGCAGCGGATGAGGAGCaagaggacgacgatgccgatgacgatgacttgGCTTATGAATGGGAGGAAGTGACTCGGAAACACAGAGCCTTGGCAGGACGCTTAGAGCAGCTGACAGGAGGTGCAACTCCCGGGTCCTCGGCCAAAGGACATTCGTCGCGACAAGCCTTGCCTACGCAAGGAGATATTTGA
- a CDS encoding ELL-associated factor (COG:S;~EggNog:ENOG410PRS5;~InterPro:IPR019194;~PFAM:PF09816) — translation MAAPALSTGGLIDPTKQAEYPIVLGDRLNGKSSSPQSQLVNIQYNYKTKSATARQRITRARQSRDRYNLTITDKAPNADNVLTYSYQGSVDPTQAVSDAGEHNLVLVFDAARKVFVLEPVSTQLNFNLRSAPAKSQKQVLEQYEQLRTLQEEDHGSGDDRGMDNASGNDDGPADDSNPYDYRHFLPKENADDDKSGSDKTPEPPSYTSKLDTPLMSATRSIPSPQPPPESRTKPVNAKKKKPDGVKPPKPAAARPRPRSPPRPVQPREERKAEVEEEPLVETFNSSPSDTGLGAVSSQKAVPSPGSNIIIDGDLIIDMGSPPPARPFRVNPAYFSSNNTPADEEGHRDEDEEQEEDEDIEDLRLPSPAGHGGAPVASSGLNLEPGLDEEELEVDDDPLAAEMEAAFEEDVQEDDRSQPVSTQAVSQQYHMASEDESEVSEEE, via the coding sequence ATGGCGGCCCCCGCTTTGTCTACCGGCGGGTTGATCGACCCGACCAAACAGGCTGAGTATCCCATCGTGCTGGGTGATCGACTCAATGGTAAATCCAGCTCGCCACAGTCGCAGCTGGTCAATATCCAATATAACTATAAGACCAAGTCAGCGACCGCACGGCAACGCATCACCCGAGCCCGACAGTCCCGCGATCGCTACAACCTCACAATCACCGATAAAGCGCCCAACGCTGATAATGTCCTGACCTATTCATACCAAGGCAGTGTCGACCCAACACAAGCTGTCTCGGATGCTGGGGAACATAATTTGGTGCTAGTCTTTGACGCAGCGCGGAAAGTGTTTGTCTTGGAGCCGGTTTCAACGCAGCTGAACTTCAACCTCCGGTCTGCTCCGGCCAAATCCCAGAAGCAGGTGCTCGAGCAATATGAGCAGCTACGCACTTTGCAGGAAGAGGACCATGGGTCGGGTGATGATCGGGGCATGGACAATGCCAGCGGTAATGATGATGGCCCTGCTGACGACAGCAATCCTTATGATTACCGACACTTCCTCCCCAAGGAGAATGCGGACGATGACAAGTCGGGCTCGGACAAGACACCAGAACCTCCCTCCTACACCAGCAAGCTCGATACTCCGTTGATGTCCGCTACCAGATCCATTCCTAGccctcaaccacccccgGAGAGCCGGACGAAGCCCGTAaatgcaaagaagaagaagccagacGGGGTCAAGCCTCCTAAACCGGCGGCTGCTCGGCCACGGCCCAGGTCTCCGCCCCGTCCTGTGCAGCCAAGGGAGGAGCGGAAGGcagaggtcgaggaggagccTTTGGTGGAGACATTTAATTCCTCGCCGTCCGACACGGGCCTGGGTGCTGTCTCTTCTCAAAAGGCAGTTCCATCACCGGGCTCgaatatcatcatcgacggCGATCTCATCATTGATATGGGCTCTCCGCCGCCTGCTCGTCCCTTCCGGGTCAATCCCGCATACTTCTCTTCGAACAACACCCCggcggatgaagaagggcatcgggatgaggacgaggagcaggaggaggatgaggacatTGAGGACCTACGGCTTCCCTCTCCGGCTGGCCACGGAGGAGCGCCTGTGGCCTCGAGCGGCCTAAATCTGGAGCCCgggttggatgaggaggagttggaggttgatgatgatcccctcgcggcggagatggaggcggcgtttgaggaggatgtacAGGAAGACGACCGGAGCCAGCCTGTATCAACGCAGGCGGTGTCGCAGCAGTATCATATGGccagtgaggatgagagcgAAGTCAGTGAGGAGGAATAA
- a CDS encoding putative cyclin (COG:D;~EggNog:ENOG410PMSI;~InterPro:IPR006671,IPR036915,IPR013763,IPR043198;~PFAM:PF00134;~go_function: GO:0016538 - cyclin-dependent protein serine/threonine kinase regulator activity [Evidence IEA];~go_process: GO:0006357 - regulation of transcription by RNA polymerase II [Evidence IEA]): MASSAAHPSELPPVPAPSNPVLLATQAHWIFTDEELTRTPSQLDGMALEAEHMSRSKGVNFINQVGIMLKLPQLTLATAAVYLHRFYMRHSMVDLPQRPGIHPYTTAAAALFLATKVEENVRRMKELVVACCRVGQKQPNMVVDEQSKEFWRWRDTILVHEDVLLEALCFDLQLEQPYRILYDFICFFRMQDNKPLRNVAWAFVNDSGYTVLCLQFTARIIAAAALYAAAQHCDIGFEDDVLGRPWWEQLEVDLTQVRRACMRMAKLYENNAAHRNGLYYLTNPISTDEGTEKTRIPRVDGPADNTTRPIDSGHEADTVNGRKRSRDPDDETKPPRPLADSIPLLEAGPATQNGAPSPKRPRRDSVGASADRAPSSRIPKAPLPSGGPAFSHDRPSANGHPPPAHHSHPIPATRHTHPLPPPPRPYPRRDSGSRPGGGPPGPPVDPIQQRIDEIVQQNMPTQGGGPGRAERRPQERHRGDWEAETDSGRRRRPSMSTGGQLPSQEDAHPHPPPQHLPPPPPPPPEEESCPPSQPEPPQAPEPEDEGGGSEEGEL, encoded by the coding sequence ATGGCGTCTTCCGCAGCCCATCCTTCCGAACTCCCGCCGGTTCCTGCCCCGTCGAATCCCGTCCTCCTTGCAACCCAAGCGCATTGGATCTTCACCGATGAGGAGCTTACACGGACGCCATCGCAGCTAGATGGCATGGCTCTGGAGGCCGAGCATATGAGCCGCAGCAAAGGTGTCAATTTTATTAACCAGGTAGGAATCATGCTGAAGCTACCGCAACTTACGCTCGCAACGGCCGCCGTTTATTTGCACCGATTCTATATGCGACACAGTATGGTCGACTTACCTCAACGACCGGGCATTCACCCTTACACAACAGCCGCGGCGGCTCTGTTTCTGGCTACAAAGGTGGAAGAGAACGTACGGCGGATGAAGGAGTTGGTGGTAGCATGCTGCCGGGTGGGACAGAAGCAGCCGAacatggtggtggatgaacAGTCTAAGGAGTTTTGGCGCTGGCGCGATACCATTCTGGTGCACGAGGATGTTCTATTGGAAGCGCTGTGCTTCGATCTGCAGCTCGAGCAACCGTATCGCATCCTCTATGActtcatctgcttcttccgcATGCAAGACAACAAGCCTCTCCGTAACGTCGCATGGGCCTTCGTCAACGATTCCGGATACACGGTGCTGTGCCTGCAGTTTACCGCCCGCATCATTGCGGCCGCCGCACTATACGCGGCGGCCCAGCACTGTGACATTGGTTTTGAAGACGATGTGCTGGGCCGGCCGTGGTGGGAACAGCTCGAGGTGGACTTGACCCAGGTGCGTCGCGCGTGTATGCGCATGGCAAAGCTGTATGAGAATAACGCCGCGCATCGAAACGGCCTGTACTACTTGACCAACCCCATCAGCACAGACGAGGGTACTGAGAAGACCAGGATCCCGCGCGTGGATGGCCCGGCGGACAACACGACACGCCCCATCGATTCCGGGCATGAGGCAGACACTGTCAACGGTCGGAAGCGCTCGCGGGACCCCGACGATGAAACGAAGCCCCCACGCCCTTTGGCCGACTCGATACCCCTGTTAGAGGCAGGGCCAGCGACGCAGAACGGGGCCCCATCCCCAAAACGACCCCGGAGGGACTCAGTAGGAGCATCGGCTGACCGAGCCCCGTCATCTCGTATTCCAAAGGCGCCTCTCCCCAGCGGCGGGCCGGCCTTCTCCCACGACCGCCCTTCTGCGAACGGgcaccctcctccagcacaTCATTCGCACCCAATCCCTGCGACCAGACATACGCATCCCTTACCACCGCCTCCCCGGCCTTACCCTCGACGGGACAGCGGCAGCCGGCCCGGGGGTGGGCCTCCAGGGCCACCTGTCGATCCGATTCAGCAACGGATTGACGAGATCGTGCAACAGAACATGCCCACCCAGGGCGGTGGGCCTGGCAGGGCGGAACGACGACCCCAGGAACGGCATCGGGGCGATTGGGAGGCTGAGACCGACTCGgggcgacgacgacgaccGTCCATGTCCACAGGAGGCCAGCTACCGTCGCAGGAGGAtgcccatccacatccaccacctcagcatctcccgccgccgccgccgccacctccgGAAGAAGAATCCTGTCCGCCATCGCAACCCGAGCCGCCTCAGGCTCCGGAACCAGAGGACGAGGGAGGTGGCAGCGAGGAGGGCGAGCTATGA
- a CDS encoding uncharacterized protein (COG:S;~EggNog:ENOG410PMYC;~InterPro:IPR036864,IPR001138;~PFAM:PF00172;~TransMembrane:1 (o347-366i);~go_function: GO:0000981 - DNA-binding transcription factor activity, RNA polymerase II-specific [Evidence IEA];~go_function: GO:0008270 - zinc ion binding [Evidence IEA];~go_process: GO:0006355 - regulation of transcription, DNA-templated [Evidence IEA]), with the protein MHPAPSTTDRRRSCRFCRSRKLRCSGASVCSACKDRQIECVYDQGGPKGRPRVSGARTTGRLVAGQPGPEPATKQTPWTSPSSPSSAAAGQLFSPRLKSVADALSEVTAEIQEKLQGQRVDGMPWSQAGSPRQQPAKLGCHELIMVLTQDIIDATVARFSGLDCLAFFANQSQFFRANLASSTPPEPSPALEPAPLAAYNGYRITQILDVWFGAHPLSMALSKTLLLRDVRSNSYDPLLLAVVLGGGLQELEDTDAQVESEQLLHWASSRLQYISTAAADLSTAQALSLLAWHETCQGNIIRAMSYSIYANRTVTRLTMDTLARSSRDARQINGVDLVQIELEMMHILGWMTLALMVWYFTHLGIVDDSLPALAMMYEHPPMNKDASLVLRLDKAADNLSTLPHQWAWIQEIWTISHITSAAVHLNSIYPRQTSGPTSPIAHPHHSWQSKLHEQLRNIQLYKVDIGNMCNEARAVLARNVQIIEANMEDQVAQTWILTAYRTLLIHLLFPRMETIPITADLVQNLADCLAFFTRSFPVLVHVSTTQALPQSSIQSCVRSYMAGLAACGSAIDALFLISPKQFQCWEPDILQGLARLLEQATKLDTLFTNDTLLTDWRWRNVQDRFHRLSKYKTELQSVPTGWEGLPMPIRAAERQLSSSSLPTVTAAVAAEPTEPAPTPIMPLYTATTELPYVPGYSIPVEPSTYEET; encoded by the coding sequence ATGCACCCGGCTCCCTCGACGACGGACCGGCGACGCAGCTGTCGCTTTTGCCGCAGTCGCAAGCTCCGCTGCTCTGGCGCCAGCGTCTGTAGTGCCTGCAAGGATCGCCAGATCGAATGTGTCTATGACCAGGGCGGCCCCAAAGGCCGTCCCCGGGTCTCCGGGGCGCGCACCACCGGCCGCCTGGTAGCTGGCCAGCCGGGGCCCGAGCCCGCCACAAAACAGACTCCCTGGACATCCCCTTCGAGTCCGTCGTCCGCCGCGGCCGGCCAGCTCTTCTCGCCGCGTCTGAAGAGCGTTGCCGATGCTCTATCTGAGGTGACGGCCGAGATACAGGAGAAGCTACAAGGTCAAAGGGTCGACGGGATGCCATGGAGCCAGGCTGGTTCTCCTCGCCAGCAGCCGGCTAAGCTGGGCTGTCACGAGCTCATCATGGTGCTGACCCAGGATATTATCGACGCTACAGTGGCCCGTTTCAGCGGGCTCGACTGCCTTGCCTTCTTCGCTAACCAGAGCCAATTCTTCCGAGCCAACCTGGCGTCCAGCACTCCCCCCGAACCGTCCCCTGCGCTCGAGCCGGCGCCGCTGGCCGCATACAACGGATACCGCATTACCCAGATTCTAGATGTGTGGTTTGGCGCACATCCGTTGTCCATGGCCCTTTCTAagacgctgctgctgcgtgATGTCCGCAGTAACTCTTACGACCCCCTACTCCTGGCCGTCGTGCTAGGAGGCGGTCtgcaggagttggaggataCAGACGCCCAGGTGGAATCCGAGCAACTTCTGCACTGGGCGTCGTCTCGCCTACAATATATTTCGACGGCGGCAGCCGACTTGTCGACCGCGCAGGCTCTCAGCTTGCTGGCCTGGCACGAGACATGTCAGGGAAACATTATCCGAGCAATGTCCTACAGCATATACGCGAACCGTACCGTAACCCGCCTCACAATGGACACCTTGGCCCGGTCCTCACGCGATGCCCGACAGATCAACGGCGTCGACCTAGTTCAGATcgagttggagatgatgcACATCCTGGGGTGGATGACTCTCGCGTTGATGGTCTGGTATTTTACACATTTGGGAATAGTAGATGACAGTCTGCCAGCGCTCGCGATGATGTATGAGCACCCGCCCATGAACAAGGACGCGTCTTTGGTGTTACGACTCGACAAGGCGGCCGACAACTTGTCCACACTTCCTCACCAGTGGGCCTGGATCCAGGAAATATGGACCATCAGTCACATCACCTCCGCGGCTGTTCACCTCAACTCAATCTACCCTCGTCAGACTAGCGGGCCTACGTCACCCATAGCTCATCCCCACCACTCCTGGCAAAGTAAGCTACACGAGCAATTGCGCAACATCCAGCTCTACAAGGTCGACATTGGCAATATGTGTAACGAAGCTCGCGCTGTCCTGGCGCGCAACGTGCAAATCATCGAAGCCAATATGGAAGATCAGGTCGCTCAGACATGGATTCTCACCGCGTACCGCACTTTGCTCATCCACCTGCTGTTCCCGCGCATGGAGACCATTCCCATCACAGCCGACCTCGTTCAGAACCTCGCCGACTGTCTCGCCTTTTTTACGCGCAGCTTTCCCGTCCTCGTCCACGTCTCCACCACTCAGGCGCTCCCTCAATCGAGCATTCAGTCGTGCGTCCGCTCCTACATGGCCGGTCTGGCCGCCTGCGGCAGCGCCATCGACGCGCTCTTCCTCATATCACCTAAACAATTCCAATGCTGGGAACCGGATATCTTGCAGGGCCTAGCCCGACTACTTGAGCAGGCGACAAAGCTAGACACACTCTTCACAAACGACACACTACTGACAGACTGGCGGTGGCGAAATGTGCAAGACCGGTTCCATCGGTTATCCAAGTACAAAACGGAGCTGCAAAGCGTACCAACCGGATGGGAGGGCCTTCCCATGCCTATCAGGGCGGCGGAGCGACAactgtcatcctcctccctacCCACAGTGAccgcggcggtggcggcAGAGCCGACAGAGCCGGCACCCACACCCATTATGCCTCTATACACGGCTACTACTGAATTACCGTATGTGCCGGGATACAGCATCCCAGTTGAGCCTTCAACGTATGAAGAAACATAG